A single Lactuca sativa cultivar Salinas chromosome 8, Lsat_Salinas_v11, whole genome shotgun sequence DNA region contains:
- the LOC111905306 gene encoding putative aldehyde oxidase Art an 7, which translates to MYSLFKTYVLLLLLQFFVFSGFAGRRDRLAGGAHRNKRVKDGGADYTMPEISTKFRGEWVLDNPNVGVGAMQLQLMPNDQVVWFDTTSLGPSARKLEPPGNCPLNPDMNNKPDCFAHALAYNWKTGTSRTIVLSGEPWCSSGNLWPNGNLVATGGTFTGVKAVRMLPKDDLKANFIERRNVLADYRWYASNQVLEDGSAVLVGGRDAFSIEVVPPSLNFQPKKIDFPFLKETCTPPKGPNRFIENNLYPFVYLLPDGNIFLFANDRSMNLNPRTGQIFVEHPILPGGARNYPASGMSALLPLKLGPDNLNPLNVEVVVCGGNKHTAFEMVDAKHVKDKVFVPALQDCHRIHPMNKGAKWENEQDMPTPRVMGDLLHLPTGDLLMINGAKKGTAAWDDAIDPNFAPVLYTPFKRMGKRFKEMKPTNIARMYHSTSALLPDTRILVAGSNPNQFYTFNVPFPTELRVEKFSPHYLDRALDKDRPTIIEPTTDKVLKYRAPFKITVQFKSNIVLQPGEAKITLIYPPFTTHGFSQNQRLIVPTIKEINNNVITALAPPCGKIAPPGYYMMFVNRLGVPGHGIWVHID; encoded by the exons ATGTATTCATTATTCAAAACATACgttctcctcctcctccttcaaTTTTTTGTATTTTCTGGATTTGCTGGCCGCCGAGACCGCCTAGCTGGTGGCGCACACCGTAACAAACGTGTCAAAGATGGTGGAGCCGATTACACAATGCCAGAAATCTCGACCAAATTCAGGGGAGAATGGGTACTCGATAACCCAAACGTGGGTGTGGGTGCCATGCAACTCCAGTTGATGCCTAACGATCAGGTCGTTTGGTTTGATACGACGTCACTTGGGCCATCTGCTCGAAAATTGGAGCCCCCAGGAAACTGCCCGCTTAACCCAGATATGAACAACAAGCCTGATTGCTTTGCCCACGCTCTTGCATACAACTGGAAAACCGGAACTAGTAGAACCATTGTG TTGTCAGGTGAACCATGGTGCTCGTCGGGAAATTTATGGCCTAATGGTAATCTTGTGGCTACCGGAGGTACCTTTACCGGTGTCAAAGCTGTAAGAATGCTGCCTAAAGATGATCTGAAAGCAAACTTCATCGAAAGGAGAAATGTGCTTGCTGATTATCGATG GTATGCATCTAACCAGGTTTTGGAAGATGGGAGCGCAGTATTGGTGGGGGGTCGGGACGCCTTCAGCATTGAGGTCGTGCCACCATCACTTAACTTTCAACCTAAGAAAATCGACTTCCCGTTTCTCAAAGAAACATGCACACCCCCGAAGGGGCCAAACAGATTCATCGAGAACAACTTATACCCCTTTGTTTACTTACTTCCAGACGGAAATATATTCCTTTTCGCCAATGACAGGTCCATGAACTTAAATCCACGAACAGGACAGATTTTTGTAGAGCATCCAATTCTTCCAGGTGGTGCTCGCAACTACCCTGCTTCGGGCATGTCTGCTCTTCTTCCACTCAAGCTAGGTCCAGATAACTTAAATCCTCTAAACGTTGAGGTCGTTGTTTGTGGTGGCAACAAGCACACCGCATTTGAAATGGTTGATGCAAAGCATGTCAAAGACAAGGTGTTTGTACCTGCGTTACAAGATTGTCATAGAATTCATCCCATGAATAAAGGTGCAAAATGGGAGAACGAACAAGATATGCCAACACCGAGGGTCATGGGCGACCTTCTACACCTTCCCACAGGCGATCTCCTCATGATCAATGGTGCCAAAAAGGGTACTGCTGCATGGGATGATGCCATAGATCCTAACTTTGCCCCGGTTTTATATACTCCATTCAAGCGTATGGGGAAAAGGTTTAAGGAAATGAAACCTACAAATATCGCCAGGATGTATCATTCCACCTCAGCGTTGTTGCCAGACACCAGGATCTTGGTCGCTGGCAGTAACCCTAACCAATTCTACACATTCAATGTCCCATTCCCAACGGAGTTGAGGGTAGAGAAATTTTCTCCTCATTACTTAGATCGTGCACTTGACAAGGATAGGCCCACAATCATCGAACCCACTACTGATAAGGTCTTAAAGTATAGAGCACCCTTTAAGATTACAGTTCAATTTAAAAGTAACATAGTATTGCAACCAGGTGAGGCTAAGATAACCTTGATATACCCACCGTTCACCACTCATGGTTTCTCTCAAAATCAGAGGTTGATCGTTCCAACGATAAAGGAGATAAATAATAATGTGATAACTGCTCTTGCGCCACCATGTGGAAAGATTGCGCCTCCTGGGTACTATATGATGTTTGTCAATCGCCTTGGAGTTCCTGGACACGGTATTTGGGTCCACATTGACTAG